The genomic region ACACCCATCACTGTTCTACACCAACAGCCCCTTGCTCAGGCCTTGGGCATGTGAGTGTTCTTGTAATTGAGCCTCCTGACCTCTGTACAGCACCTGGTAACACTTATCTGAAATTAGGGgcttttcatcttttctgtgaaaatgtaaATCCCACCGCATAGGTCACCTTACCCAGCTTATGCCAAGTATAATCAAGTCTTAAAATCTCCCTCAGGAAAGGCACATGGATAGAGacattatatatattattatattagaTCATGCACAACAAGTGGCACATTTTCACCTTGCCTTGTAACACCAAGATCTTATTTTAGTGATTATAAATATTTCCACAGCTCTTAATACTGCACCACAGCTCCACATTGGCTCTTGTGAGCCTAAGACCCCGTCAGTCGcttgcctgctctgctctgaaattcaccccttccctgctctccaccCTTCTTTTACCTTCAGGCATTATCCAGAATTTCTTGCTAATATACCTTCTCCAGCTATTTCAGCTCACACCTCTATTAGCCAGGGTGAGCCAGCTCATTCCCGCACCCTTTAACCTCTTCCTACCCCAGGGCAGGTCCCTCGCACTAACAGCACCTCCCCCGCATCAGCACCGCACCCTCTTTCCTTTGCCGCCGCACTCAGTAATTCCCACCAAATCCAGCAGCCCGCTGGTTTTACACAATTTCACGGTGAGTTCAAGGCCAAGGTGGGTTGCCTGGCTCCCGGGACTCCGCTGGCCGAGCCCCGGCCTCTACCTGGgaaagacagcagcagctccggcAGGACATCATCCGCCGCCCCAGCAGTGGCCGTGGCTCCCTGGGTCAGGAGCATCTCTTCCGTTGGGTACTAAATTCCCTAATGACATAGAAATAAGGGGTAGtggctgaaaaggaaaaattttcagGTTAAAAAGTGTGTTTAAATTAATGAtatcttctattttattttttttttactaagatCATTTTGGAGATTAAATACAAACTAGCTTTGTGCagtttcaggggtttttttctatgcaTTCTATTTTCCTAACTTACCGCTAACAGCAGatttgtggggctttttgtttcGTTTTCTCCCTAATAAAAAggtagagaaaaataaagggggaaatggaaaggaacagtaagaggggaaaaatattcttttgcaACGGTGTATTAGTATTTCTGTCGAAATCCGAGGGATGGAAATCGGAATTTTCACATGCCTCAGTTGGTGtaaaaggcagcagaaaaggGTAGAACACTCCGTTCCTCTCCCGTTGTAACTCTGCGTCCCTCGCTCTCTTCCATCTGTTGAGTTCCAGACGTGCCGCTGCTGCCCCGGGCGAGCTGCAGCCCCCGGGGCTCCCTGGAAGCCTCCGCCGGCTCTTCCTACGGAGCTGCTCCTCCTCGTTTCTTCCACCTGCTTAAtcacatttaaatatattaaatactttCCTATTGTTGTTCTGGCATAGAAGTAATTGCCGCAGTTGCCATGGGGATGTTATGACAACACGGGGGGGATGCCCGCGCAGTGAGAAGAGGCAGAGGTGTCCCCTCGCCGGGGGACGTGGGAAGTTCTTGTACCTGACACCGGCGCTGAGCTCCCGCCGCGGAGATCAGCCCGGGAGCCACGGGGTACCTGGTCTCGCCTCCGCCCAGGGGACGCGGAGGAGGGATGTCCGGGAGCGGGGCCGAGGGGTGGGACGGAGAGAGCAGCGCTCCCTCCGACGGTGCCGCCGGCGGCAGCGGTGTTTGCTCAGCGCCGGCACAAAGGCAGCCCCGCCCGGCGAGGGGCACCCGGGCCATGCcatgccgtgccgtgccgtcccgtcccgtcccgtcccgtcccgtcccatccccGCTCTCCGGACAGCGCTGGGCTGCCGTGTGGTTTCCAGCTCGGGAAACGAGGCGGCGATTCCCGGGACAGCCGCGACAGCGGGGCCGCAGAGCTCCCGTGGCCGCGGGACTCGGGACTCGCCCCTCGGTCTCCAGTGGAACAAGGCATCGCTGTCCCCGCTGGAGTGGCCCTGACTGCCTAGGGCGCCGCGTGGAAGCAGGATCACCACCCTTCCCTGCCGTGGGTGTCCCCTTGGTCCCAACAGCGGACGGGGATGCTCCGGGCCGGAGCCGGGGAAGCGACACGACCCCGCTCCGAGCCCCCTCCATCCCCGGGGCCTCGACAGCCAGCCGGGTTTGCGGAGGGGTGGGGAAGAGGCGGCTCTGGAAAGCGTGGGAGGGTAGCGGGAATTCCCCCCTCAGGATGAAAAATAAACTGGCCAGCCTGGAAAAGACCCCCCGCTCCCCTCCCCGGCCCCGCTCAGCCcgctgggctctgccagggccgggccccgccggcCGGGACTGCCTCGCAGCGAGCAGGGCGCGGGGAGGTTCATTTTAGGTGAAGGAATGTCATTTCGCTACTAAATGGTTAGTCTAATTTGATCTTTATTATGCCGTGGATTAGGGCTGATTCATATTAAACACGAGTGCAGTTAATATAACTCTGGAACGTGTCCCGCTGTACGTACAGCAGCCGCTGCTGCAGCTCCGCCGCTTCCTGCGACCCGTGGATTAAGATTTAATTAACAGGGAAGTTTGCGAGCGCTCGCCCGCAGCCTCTCTTCTTCACAAATAATTTATACTCGGTTCCGCCGATTTTTATTCAAGtgacagcattttattttactctaaAAGAAACCTGAATATTTTATGTTCTGCTGGAGGCTTCTGTATACGAACCTCTGCGAGGCAGCTTCAAACCCAAgggatttttgtctttatttttttaaatctacgGGAATTACTTCAGTAAGACAATTTATCAAATTCTCCCACACACCCCCCTTCTCCTCCTACTCCCTCCAGTCTAACTGCCTAAACTACCCATATGAAAGTTAATCGTCGTGATCCCTATTGTAGGTTATATAAATCCAAGCTCAAGCCAACCTCCAAGACACGGCAACAATTCTGATAAATTGTCCTGCTCGCCTAACTACACAAGAATGGCTTTTATAATTAAAAGGGGAGCAGAGTTAAATCAACAGCTCCTAAGCCCTTCTCAACAGGGCTAGAATGGGAGAAATGTGGCGACCCGATTTCTTTAAGTAGCAGCTCTTTGTAGCCCGTTCATAATCCTAGATATGGAAACCCATCCTGCACAAAGTCAGCTGCcaaccaaaaaaggaaaaaaacaggggggaaaaaaaagtttattcaGATGCTCTACGTCCATCTTCCCCCCCCCAGTCTAACATAACCCTAGCACTTTATAACCAAACAGACAACTCCTTTTTCAATTAAAGTGGAATTAGGAAACTCAATCAAATTAGCTCACTATTAAAGCCCTTCTTTATTAAACCGTTTTATTGTAGTAATATTAAGTTTCACCCGCTCTTGGAACACgagactttaaaaagtttcCCTTGTGATATTGAtttggctgctcccaggatGGATCAGGGTCAAAAGTATTTGCCTAGGTGTAATCTGTAACATTTACGtacttttttgttgtgtttttgttttgggttgttttgggggggtttttaaagaaaatcttaaaattGTATCCAAGTTGATCAATGGCATGAAGGATGAAAGAACTGCGTTTTGATTCAATTTGATTTTGCTCTGGAGCTTCCTTCCATAGCTCTGGCGGATTCCTGtcctcccagccccaccagTATACGAACTGGTTGGTAGGAGCCgcgctggcagctcccagccaaTGTTTACACAGTTATATTTGAAGTGAGAAAGTAAACAGTCCAGCTGTGCCACGGAGCGGTTCGGTGGGATTAGGTTTCCATACCAACCAACTTTAGGAGCTTTTACAGTCTTAATTCAACCATGCACTGAACTTGTTCTTTGTGAGTAATAGTTTTCCTGGGCCAAACACTCCCAGGACTGGCAAGAAAGTCACGCTCCAGCCTTTGGCGGGATCGCCTCTCGGGATGCACGGGGGCACGCCCGCTGCTCCACTCTCATCCCAATACAGAAATAAGCAGAGGCAGGAAAGTCCTTCTTACTTTTTGATCTCGGAGAAAGTTTGGACACTGttgccaaaaaataaaaaaaaaaaaaaaaaaaaaaaaaaaggaaaaaagccacgAGAGTAGCCTTTACTCTCGGATGAGGGTGAAGGACACACAACTCCAAAAACAGAGAAACCTTCCCTGTACTATCTTAACTCATCCACCTCTGCCGCAAACACATCCTTACATTTTGAAAAACGTTATTATTATAGATCCCTTTGCTCCTTTTGACACAAAAACAACTGAAACGCACATTCAAATTTCAGATACGAGGGGTAAAACCGCTGCTACACAACCTGCGGTTCACAAAGTGGGATTTGCTCTAACCAGGTTTCTCTTTGCGACAATGCCAAATTCCCTAAATATAACAAAAAACATCAAGGTACTGAAGGGATAAGCCCTACTTAAATTTATACCACTGTaggtttgttggttggtttgtttgtttgttttttccacagGCATCAATAAGAAAAAGACCAGAACCAGAAATAAACGTATTTGACAATTTCAGTTGATAAGGAATTTGCTCTTGCTTgtatgctttgcttttatttataaatttatctGAAGAATATCTAGTGTGACCATGATAAAAATGTAGTAAACATGTTTGAACTATTTGCATAAACTCCTTTAAATATTGACTGTACTTGTCAAATGAATTTCCCAAAACACACTTCCATCATCTCATAAAATACCACTTGCCATTCAtaaggctgattttttttaatagaaaataacatttatttctatGAAATGGAAACACAGAATTACCTGTTAGAAACAGCAAGAAGTTTGCTACATCAGAAcaagaaagcaattttcttgCAGATCACAAATGAAGGAGGTTTATTAAACCATCATACACCATTGGCGCCAGGGTCCTACGGACAGTTACAAATATATCTACTTTCCAATGTTATATACAGACCATAACGTTTCTGGGGGCGGGAAGGAAAAGGTTTTCAATTTGACAATGTTTCATCTATATGCCTGGTAAGTATAACAATGCGCTGCCTAACCTTTAGCTTAACGTTAATACCAAGTTCACCTACGAGTTACATTAATAACTTAGATTTCCATTTTATAACATTATACACTTGCtagtatacatatatatatatgtatgtgtgtgggAAAgagcgtgtgtgtgtgtgtatgtgtgtctgtgtgtgcgtgCACACCCCACGACGCGCTGAGGATATCCATGCTTGTGGCCATAAGCAACAAAGAGTGACTCGTCTGGACAATGAAAGTGCACCTTTATCACCTTAATACACCTACACCTGTCCGCGCCGGGTTCTGCACGCAACCACTGCCTGCACGGGGGAGAGGAGGCCCCCCGAGTCCGTCCACCCGTGCCTACCTAGCTACCTCTACACAGACGAGCTTTTTAGGAAGCCGCTATTGCTTCTCGGGGGTGTTGTTGACCATGGGCCCGTAGAGCCCGCTGGAGTACACCTGCTCCTTGTGCACGGCGGAGCGGTCCCGCATCAGGTCGCTGAAGGCGTAGTCCACGGGCGGCCGGAACCCCAGCGTGGGCATCAGCCCGGCCGTGGAGTAGGGGGTCATGAAGGCCAGTCCGCGGCTGTGTGCCGAGTAGGCGAGGCGCAGGGGGTTCAGTCCCAGGTGGGTGCCCAGGGGGTAGGCGCCGGCCTCGGCCCCGAAGTGCGTGGCGTTGGGCTGCAGCGGGGAGAAGGCGGAGCGGCTGCCCAGGGTGCCGATGGCCGGGGCCATGGCGCCGGCGATCAAGGGCCGGTGgtgggcggcggcggcggcggggctgggcggCAGGCCCTGCAAGGAGCCGTCCCGGGCCCAGCCCTCCTCGGGGCCCTTCTCCGGGCCGCGGTTGTTGAGGATCTGCTCGATGGCCTGTACCACGTCCCCGCCgcagccctgcagcaccagctccagcacgCTGCGCTTGTGCGCCGGGAAGACGCGCGTCAGGATGTCGATGGGAGTCCGCTGCCGGCCGCCGGCCGAGGGCGACGGGTCCTGCTCGTCCTTGTCCGCCTCTGAGCCCGAGTCCGAGCCCAGCGGGCTGATGGAGCCCGGGCTCTCCTCGCCCTCCTTCGGACCCTTGGAGACGGGTGAGCTCAGGAAGGACTCGCCGTCCCCGTTCTCCGAGCCCGAGCCGTGGCGAGCATCTGGGGAGGAGGTGCCGGGCACGGACTCGCCGTCCGGGGAGAGGGGCTTCCCGCCCGCCTGCTGCGGGGTGACGGCGCGACTCGGCAGCAGCGTCTTGGGGAACAGCTCGAACTTCTGCATCTTGGACTCTGCGGGTCGGCGGGACAGAAGGAGGAGAACCGTCAGTGCGGCTGCCCCGGCGGGCCCCGAGGAGTTCCCCGGCCGTCGGCGGAAACACCTCCCCGCAGGTCCGCGCCCCGCTCATCTCCGCCGCCCCCCCAGGTCCCTTCTGCCCCCATCACCATCGCTCCGGGGCCCGCAGCGCGGCCTTACCTGAGGCGCCGGCGCCTCCCTCGCCGCCTCCCCCGGCGCAGACGGAGCCGAACACCTCGTACGCGGGCCGGGGCGGGATGATGCCGTTGGCGGCCGCCAGCGCCAGCCCCTCGGCGGTGCCGTAGAGCAGCTGGAGCTCGCGGGCCTCGTTCTCCTCCTGCGCCTGCTGCCGGCGCAGCGCCACCTGAGCGGCCATGACGCGCTGGCGCTCGGCGATGAGGGTACACTTGGCGCACATGCAGTCCTTCCAGCGGCAGTACCGCTTGTGGCCCTTCAGTGCCGACACCACCCCGTGGTTGCGACAACGGGCGCACTTGGGCGTCCGCGGGTACTTCTCGGCCGCCcgcagcagcagcggcggcgcCCGCAGCAAGCTCCCGGCCACGCTCACCGGCAGCgtggccgccgccgccgcagcaGCGGCCGCCACTGAGCTGGGGGGTACCGGGGGTGGCGCAGCGGGCACGCTAGGCAGCTCCGACCGCAGCTCCATCCCGGCGAGCCCGCCCCGAGAGAGGGGCTCCCCCTCCCCGGCCTCCCCCAAAGCGACGCGGGGCGGGGGAGCCCCTGC from Cinclus cinclus chromosome 8, bCinCin1.1, whole genome shotgun sequence harbors:
- the DMRTA2 gene encoding doublesex- and mab-3-related transcription factor A2, with the protein product MELRSELPSVPAAPPPVPPSSVAAAAAAAAATLPVSVAGSLLRAPPLLLRAAEKYPRTPKCARCRNHGVVSALKGHKRYCRWKDCMCAKCTLIAERQRVMAAQVALRRQQAQEENEARELQLLYGTAEGLALAAANGIIPPRPAYEVFGSVCAGGGGEGGAGASESKMQKFELFPKTLLPSRAVTPQQAGGKPLSPDGESVPGTSSPDARHGSGSENGDGESFLSSPVSKGPKEGEESPGSISPLGSDSGSEADKDEQDPSPSAGGRQRTPIDILTRVFPAHKRSVLELVLQGCGGDVVQAIEQILNNRGPEKGPEEGWARDGSLQGLPPSPAAAAAHHRPLIAGAMAPAIGTLGSRSAFSPLQPNATHFGAEAGAYPLGTHLGLNPLRLAYSAHSRGLAFMTPYSTAGLMPTLGFRPPVDYAFSDLMRDRSAVHKEQVYSSGLYGPMVNNTPEKQ